From Salmo salar chromosome ssa04, Ssal_v3.1, whole genome shotgun sequence, one genomic window encodes:
- the pura2 gene encoding Adenylosuccinate synthetase isozyme 2, which translates to MAADSTMPNGKETASLNGEPAFKRPRENGQVESLRTPKEPRNKVTVVLGAQWGDEGKGKVVDLLAMDADLVCRCQGGNNAGHTVVVDSVEYDFHLLPSGVLNKTAVSFIGNGVVIHLPGLFEEAEKNLQKGKGLEGWEERLKISDRAHIVFNFHQAVDGIQEQQRELQAGKNLGTTKKGIGPAYSSKAARNGLRVCDLVSDFTVFEEKFRVLAEHFLTMYPNLNVDIDNELQQLKEYAERLRPLVTDGVYFMHKALTGPSKKILVEGANAALLDIDFGTYPFVTSSNCTVGGVCTGLGVPPSYVGRVYGVVKAYTTRVGVGAFPTEQDNEVGNLLQSRGREFGVTTDRQRRCGWLDLILVRYAHMVNGFTAIALTKLDILDTLPEIKVGVAYSVDDDPLPSFPANMDVLTRVSVKYETLPGWCCSTEDVRCFEELPPQAQSYIRFIEDFLQVPVKWVGVGKSRESMIKLF; encoded by the exons ATGGCAGCAGACAGCACAATGCCTAATGGCAAAGAAACGGCCTCCTTGAACGGAGAGCCTGCTTTCAAGCGACCTCGGGAGAATGGACAGGTCGAGTCCCTGCGGACTCCGAAGGAGCCTCGGAATAAAGTAACCGTGGTCCTCGGTGCGCAATGGGGAGACGAGGGAAAGGGGAAAGTGGTTGACCTGCTAGCAATGGACGCAGACCTAGTATGCAGGTGTCAG GGAGGCAACAACGCAGGCCACACAGTGGTGGTGGACTCTGTGGAGTATGACTTCCACCTGCTGCCCAGCGGAGTGCTCAACAAGACGGCTGTCTCATTTATTG GGAATGGGGTTGTGATACACCTGCCTGGGCTCTTTGAGGAGGCTGAAAAGAACCTGCAGAAAGGCAAAG GACTGGAAGGATGGGAGGAGCGGTTAAAGATTTCTGACCGTGCACACATTG TGTTCAACTTCCACCAAGCTGTTGATGGGATCCAGGAACAACAGAGAGAGCTACAGGCGGGAAAGAA TTTGGGAACCACCAAAAAGGGCATTGGACCTGCCTATTCTTCCAAAGCTGCTCGTAATGGACTGAGAGTCTGTGACCTTGTGTCTGATTTTACCGTCTTTGAGGAGAA GTTCCGTGTGTTGGCAGAGCATTTCCTGACTATGTACCCCAACCTCAATGTTGACATTGACAATGAGCTGCAGCAACTGAAG GAGTATGCTGAGAGGTTGCGTCCGCTTGTAACAGATGGGGTGTACTTCATGCACAAGGCCCTCACTGGGCCCAGTAAGAAGATCCTGGTGGAGGGAGCCAATGCAGCCCTCCTGGATATTGACTTTG GCACCTACCCATTTGTGACGTCCTCTAACTGCACTGTTGGGGGAGTGTGCACTGGCCTGGGTGTGCCCCCGTCCTATGTGGGGCGGGTGTATGGTGTGGTCAAGGCCTATACCACCCGGGTAGGCGTAGGAGCTTTCCCCACTGAGCAGGACAAT GAGGTTGGCAACTTGTTGCAGTCCagagggagggagtttggtgtgACGACGGACCGGCAGCGCCGCTGTGGCTGGCTGGACCTGATTCTGGTCCGATACGCCCACATGGTCAACGGCTTCACTGC CATCGCTCTGACCAAGCTTGACATCCTGGACACGCTGCCAGAGATCAAAGTCGGTGTAGCCTACTCTGTTGATGATGATCCCCTTCCCAGTTTTCCTG ccaATATGGACGTGCTGACACGGGTGTCTGTGAAGTATGAGACGTTACCTGGATGGTGCTGCAGCACTGAGGATGTGAGGTGCTTTGAGGAGCTGCCCCCGCAGGCACAAAGCTACATCCGCTTCATCGAGGACTTCTTGCAAGTGCCAG TGAAATGGGTTGGAGTTGGGAAATCCAGAGAGAGTATGATCAAGCTGTTCTGA